Within Paenibacillus albicereus, the genomic segment GGCAAAAGGCCGCATCCGGCACTTCGGATGCGGCTTTTTTGGCGCTGTCACAGGCGCCGCGCTTGCGACGCAGGACGCCCTGGCTCGGCGACGCAGGACGCCCTGGCTTGGCGACGCAGGACGCCCTGGCTTGGCGACGCAGGACGCCCTGGCTCGGCGACGCAGGACGCCCTGGCCGCCGTCTTGCGGTACCGGAGCCGGTTGTTAAGCGCAGCCGCTTCGGGGTATGATGGAAAGATCGACGCCACGCGCGGGAGGAGGACGAAGCCGATGATTCATCGCCAGCTGAACTACAAGGCCGGATGGGAATGGCATGTCATCCAGGACGACGTCCGCTCCCGCTCCGTCCTCCCGGACGAGGAGGCGCACCCTGTCCTGTCGCGCGCGGCAAGCGGCGGGCGCCGCCCATCCGATCCGGCGAAGGGGCAGGCCGCATGGCTGGCTGTGCGGATCGCCGAGCAGCGGGACGAGCAGCTCCGGGCGCTCGTCGCCGAGCTGCCCTTCTGCTCTCCGTGGCTTCGCGAGACGGAGGGCCGCCGCCGCAACGAGGTGCATTTCAGCCTGGACGAGCGGCAGCAGCCGCTGCTGTCCGGCACCCTCATGGTTCAGGCCGACGCGCGCAGGACGGAGCTGCAGCCGCTGCATTACTGGCTGTGCGGCTCCCGGCTCGTCACCTGGCATGAGGACCCTTGCTTGCCGCTGAAGCTGCAGGCCGGATCCTGGTCCGAATGGATGGAAGGCAGCCCGGGCGCGCGCGAGGCGTTCCTCGTGCTGCTCGGCGCGCTGCTGGAGGTGTTCCATGGCGGCCTCGACGAGTACGAGAGCCGGCTCACGGAGCTGGAGCGAGCGGTGCATAGCCGCAACCGCACCGCCCTGCTGCCCGTCATTTTCGAGCGCCGCCACGAGCTGCTGCACTGGACGCACCTGTTCCTGCCGATCCGCGAGGTGCAGGATTCCTTCAAGGAAGCCTACGTGGACACCGTGCTCGAGACGCCGGAGTTCCAGCGCCTCGGCTACAAGCTCGAACGCATCGACTCCCTGCTGACCCGCTACACGTCGGAGATCGACACGCTCATCGCCATGGACGACGCCATCGCCAGCTTTCGCGGCAACGACATCATGAAGACGCTGACGATCTTTACCGCGCTGTTCGTGCCGCCGACGATCGCCGGCACGCTGTGGGGCGTGAACTTCCGCTATCTGCCGGGCATCGACAGCCGCTGGGGCTTTCCGATCCTGTGCGCCTCCGTCGTGCTGTTCGCCGCCGCCCTGTACGCCTGGCTCTGGTCCAAAGGCTGGACGGGCGACCTGCTGACCGATCGCGCCGAATCGCGCAAGCGCAGCCGGAGGCGCGAGAGCCAGGCCGCCCCGCAGTCCGCCGCAGCGGCGCCGATGCGCTCGCGGCCGGCCAAGGCCAAGCGTCCGCCGGCAGCCGCCGTCGGCAGCCGCAGCCGGCGGCCATATCCCGGCCAAGACGGCGGCTCTGCGGAGCCGCCGCCATCCTGACTGCATCGGATCTCCACTCCCCTTCATGCCGACGATCGCGAGAGGTTCCCTCCCGCGCGTCGGCTGTTTTCATTCATGCCGGTTCCGCCGAAGGTTTTTTAAAAAAAGTGCCCTCGCGTTGAACGATTCGGCTCCCTCCGACGACTTATAGGCAGAATAAAGACAGGGGGCGATGCAAACATGATCCGGTTCGACAACGTGACGAAACGATTCGGAGAAAAGACGGCGCTGCAAGGATTCAGCGCGCAGATCGAGCCCGGTTCGATCACCGGCTTGATCGGGCCGAACGGCGCCGGCAAGACGACGCTCATCCGGCTGCTGAATGGCTTGCTGCTGCCGGACGAAGGCTCGATTTCCGTGGACGGGCTCACTCCGCTGCAGGATGGAGACGAAGTGAGGCGGCGCTGCGGCACGCTGACGGAGCAGCCGGGGCTCTACGAGGACATGACGGGAAGGGCGAA encodes:
- a CDS encoding magnesium transporter CorA family protein codes for the protein MIHRQLNYKAGWEWHVIQDDVRSRSVLPDEEAHPVLSRAASGGRRPSDPAKGQAAWLAVRIAEQRDEQLRALVAELPFCSPWLRETEGRRRNEVHFSLDERQQPLLSGTLMVQADARRTELQPLHYWLCGSRLVTWHEDPCLPLKLQAGSWSEWMEGSPGAREAFLVLLGALLEVFHGGLDEYESRLTELERAVHSRNRTALLPVIFERRHELLHWTHLFLPIREVQDSFKEAYVDTVLETPEFQRLGYKLERIDSLLTRYTSEIDTLIAMDDAIASFRGNDIMKTLTIFTALFVPPTIAGTLWGVNFRYLPGIDSRWGFPILCASVVLFAAALYAWLWSKGWTGDLLTDRAESRKRSRRRESQAAPQSAAAAPMRSRPAKAKRPPAAAVGSRSRRPYPGQDGGSAEPPPS